The following are encoded together in the Streptomyces sp. NBC_00341 genome:
- a CDS encoding exo-beta-N-acetylmuramidase NamZ domain-containing protein encodes MSLTRRGLLAAGGAVGALAATAAPAAAGTSHGKGHGHGDGHGGGHGSLRTGFDRLSADGYALLKGQRVGIVTNPTGVTSDVRHIVDEMHADGRVDLKAVFGPEHGFRGTAQAGGSEGRYDDPATGLPVYDTYLKSGQPLADVFTESGVDTIVFDIQDAGARFYTYIWTLYDCMEAAALAGKRFVVLDRPNPVSGRAALGPVLDPAFGTFVGRREIAQAHGMTVTELALLFNGEFLADRPAELEIVKMSGWSRSDFFDASGLPWVPPSPNMPTPDTALVYSGTCLFEGTNLSEGRGTTRPFELLGAEGIDHTWAAAANALDLPGVAFREAYFAPTFSKFEGKTVGGVQVHVRDREVFDPVRTGIALLVTAKQTWSGFAWRSDNWIDKLTGNTRVRTMIDAGADTDEVVGAWAKDLAAFRAVRKRYLQYR; translated from the coding sequence ATGAGCCTGACCAGGCGTGGTTTGCTGGCCGCGGGCGGTGCCGTGGGGGCCCTCGCGGCGACGGCTGCTCCCGCAGCCGCCGGTACGTCGCACGGCAAGGGCCACGGGCACGGGGACGGACACGGCGGCGGGCACGGCAGCCTCCGTACCGGCTTCGACCGGCTCTCGGCGGACGGCTACGCGCTGCTGAAGGGGCAGCGGGTCGGCATCGTCACCAACCCGACCGGGGTCACCTCCGACGTACGCCACATCGTCGATGAGATGCACGCGGACGGACGGGTCGATCTGAAGGCCGTCTTCGGCCCGGAGCACGGCTTCCGCGGCACCGCGCAGGCGGGCGGCTCCGAGGGCCGCTACGACGACCCCGCGACGGGGCTCCCGGTCTACGACACCTACCTCAAGAGCGGGCAGCCGCTGGCCGACGTGTTCACGGAGTCCGGCGTCGACACGATCGTCTTCGACATCCAGGACGCGGGCGCCCGCTTCTACACGTACATCTGGACGCTGTACGACTGCATGGAGGCGGCGGCCCTGGCGGGCAAGAGGTTCGTCGTCCTGGACCGGCCGAACCCGGTGTCCGGGCGGGCGGCCCTCGGACCGGTCCTCGATCCGGCCTTCGGCACCTTCGTGGGCCGCCGGGAGATCGCCCAGGCGCACGGCATGACGGTCACCGAACTCGCCCTGCTGTTCAACGGGGAGTTCCTCGCGGACCGTCCGGCCGAGCTGGAGATTGTGAAGATGTCGGGGTGGTCGCGCTCGGACTTCTTCGACGCGAGCGGTCTGCCGTGGGTGCCGCCGAGCCCCAACATGCCGACGCCCGACACGGCGCTCGTCTACTCGGGCACCTGCCTGTTCGAGGGCACGAACCTCTCCGAGGGGCGCGGCACGACACGCCCGTTCGAGCTGCTGGGCGCGGAGGGGATCGACCACACCTGGGCGGCCGCCGCCAACGCGCTCGACCTGCCCGGAGTGGCCTTCCGCGAGGCGTACTTCGCGCCGACGTTCTCCAAGTTCGAGGGGAAGACGGTCGGTGGGGTGCAGGTCCATGTGCGCGACCGGGAGGTCTTCGACCCGGTGCGCACCGGGATCGCGCTGCTGGTCACGGCGAAGCAGACGTGGAGCGGGTTCGCCTGGCGGTCCGACAACTGGATCGACAAGCTCACCGGCAACACCCGGGTCCGCACCATGATCGACGCGGGTGCGGACACGGATGAGGTCGTGGGGGCGTGGGCGAAGGATCTCGCCGCGTTCCGGGCCGTGCGGAAGCGGTACCTGCAGTACCGGTGA
- a CDS encoding MaoC family dehydratase gives MAEPRIFTSAQELRDGVGEQLGHSDWLEIEQQRIDLFADATGDHQWIHVDPERAKAGPFGTTIAHGYLTLSLLPALVPQVMRVEGMKMGINYGTNKVRFPSTVPVGSRLRATAVLKSVEEAGGGVQVTAVVTVEREGGDKPACVAESVSRYYF, from the coding sequence ATGGCAGAGCCGAGGATCTTCACGTCCGCGCAGGAGCTGCGCGACGGGGTGGGCGAGCAGCTGGGGCACAGCGACTGGCTGGAGATCGAGCAGCAGCGGATCGATCTCTTCGCGGACGCCACCGGCGACCACCAGTGGATCCACGTGGACCCGGAGCGGGCGAAGGCCGGGCCGTTCGGCACGACGATCGCGCACGGCTACCTCACGCTCTCGCTGCTGCCGGCCCTGGTGCCGCAGGTCATGCGGGTCGAGGGCATGAAGATGGGCATCAACTACGGGACCAACAAGGTCCGTTTCCCCTCCACGGTGCCGGTCGGGTCGCGGCTGCGGGCGACGGCCGTCCTGAAGAGCGTCGAGGAGGCGGGCGGCGGCGTGCAGGTCACCGCGGTCGTCACGGTGGAGCGCGAGGGCGGCGACAAGCCTGCCTGCGTGGCCGAGTCGGTGTCGCGGTACTACTTCTGA
- a CDS encoding DMT family transporter, protein MTTIPAPAPRSDWRAPAAACTTVVLWASAFVSIRSAGEAYSPGALALGRLLTGSLALGALLLVRREGLPPRAAWPGIIVSGLLWFGLYMVVLNWGEQQVDAGTAAMVVNIGPLLIALLGSRLLGEGLPRRLALGMGVSFAGAVVVGLSMSGKGSSPVLGVLLCLLAAVTYAAGVVGQKPALGHGSALQITTFGCLVGTVACLPFSGALISDAAGAPLSATLNMVYLGLFPTALAFTTWAYALARTTAGRMGATTYAVPALVVLMAWLLLDEVPAPLTIGGGLLCLAGVAVSRTRPRAGRAPTRPARPVSTNQS, encoded by the coding sequence ATGACGACTATCCCCGCCCCCGCACCGCGCTCCGACTGGCGGGCCCCAGCCGCCGCCTGCACCACCGTGGTGCTGTGGGCCTCCGCCTTCGTCTCCATCCGCAGCGCGGGCGAGGCCTACTCCCCCGGCGCGCTGGCCCTCGGACGGCTGCTCACCGGCTCGCTGGCACTGGGCGCGCTCCTGCTCGTACGGCGCGAGGGCCTGCCGCCCAGGGCGGCCTGGCCGGGGATCATCGTCTCCGGACTGCTCTGGTTCGGCCTGTACATGGTGGTGCTCAACTGGGGTGAGCAGCAGGTGGACGCGGGGACGGCCGCCATGGTCGTGAACATCGGGCCGCTGCTGATCGCGCTGCTCGGCTCACGGCTGCTCGGCGAGGGCCTGCCGCGCCGGCTGGCCCTGGGCATGGGCGTGTCCTTCGCGGGCGCCGTGGTCGTGGGGCTCTCCATGTCGGGGAAGGGCAGCTCCCCGGTCCTGGGCGTGCTGCTCTGCCTGCTGGCCGCGGTGACGTACGCGGCCGGGGTGGTCGGCCAGAAGCCCGCACTGGGGCACGGCTCCGCGCTCCAGATCACCACGTTCGGCTGCCTGGTCGGTACGGTGGCGTGCCTGCCGTTCTCCGGTGCGCTCATCTCGGACGCCGCCGGCGCACCCCTGTCCGCGACGCTGAACATGGTCTATCTCGGCCTCTTCCCGACCGCGCTGGCGTTCACCACCTGGGCCTACGCGCTGGCCCGCACCACCGCCGGGCGGATGGGCGCCACCACCTACGCGGTGCCCGCGCTCGTCGTGCTGATGGCCTGGCTGCTGCTGGACGAGGTGCCCGCGCCGCTCACCATCGGCGGCGGGCTGCTCTGCCTCGCCGGGGTGGCCGTGTCCCGGACACGGCCGCGGGCCGGGCGGGCGCCGACGCGTCCCGCCCGGCCCGTCAGCACGAACCAGAGCTGA
- a CDS encoding penicillin acylase family protein: protein MPPRTGTTARTGKFRAATIAAVLALGASLLATAPHAGAAEPDPVPDYCQGQCDDILPPGENGNATLVDILGNKAFGTHPAHSDDQLDRYDGLVAGHTGLTDQKLTDFFNDASFGVPKDQVESVTSPRDDVTITRDKVSGVPHIKGTTRYGTEFGAGFAAGQDRLWLMDLFRHIGRGQLTSFAGGALANQGLEQQFWPQAPYTEDDLKAQVEYIRTHEGPRGEQAMADAQAYVDGINSYREKSKKGRYFPGEYVLTGKIDAITNVGEIQPFELTDLISIASVVGGQFGGGGGGEVQAALSLLSAQQKYGVAEGTKVWESFRQRNDPEAVLTVHDGTSFPYANKPDKAVGTALPDPGSVTAEPLIHDRTGSAGTNAKAPVKAPAELKKAQGIYDDGVIPEGSLPGSGTGAQKRGMSNALLVSGKSTASGNPIAVFGPQTGYFAPQLMMLQEIQGPGISARGVSFAGVGMYIQMGRGQDYAWSATSAGQDITDTYTVELCEPDGSAPTKNSTHYLYRGDCTAMEKLERTNSWSPTVADSTAKGSYRMQVWRTGYGVVTHRATVGGKPVAYTSLRTTYRHEADSIIGFQMLNDPSYVSDAASFQRAASNIDYAFNWFYADSRTAAFYNSGMNPVRAPGVDPALPIKAEKAYEWQGYDRAANTADYTPFAEHPHSSGQDYYVSWNNKQAEGYASAGFGLSAVHRADLLDERVSKLVQEGGVTRASLARAMADAALTDLRGEQLLPELLKVIRSQPVTDPDLNAVVQQLDSWRAAGAQRKESSPGSHAYTYADAVRIMDAWWPKLIDAEFKPGLGDNLYGALTANLATDESPAASHGPSGAHSGSAFQYGWWGFADKDLRQVLGQPVKGPLARSYCGNGDLSSCRAALLSTLKQAAAVPAAEVYPADDNCKAGEQWCTDSIIHRALGGIGQKAIHWQNRPTYQQVVEFPAHR from the coding sequence ATGCCCCCACGCACCGGCACCACCGCCCGCACCGGCAAGTTCCGGGCCGCCACGATCGCGGCCGTTCTCGCACTCGGTGCCTCTCTGCTGGCCACCGCGCCCCACGCGGGCGCCGCCGAGCCCGATCCCGTACCCGACTACTGCCAGGGACAGTGCGACGACATCCTGCCCCCCGGCGAGAACGGCAACGCCACCCTCGTCGACATCCTGGGCAACAAGGCGTTCGGCACCCATCCCGCGCACAGCGACGACCAACTCGACCGCTACGACGGGCTGGTGGCCGGACACACCGGCCTGACCGACCAGAAGCTCACCGACTTCTTCAACGACGCCTCCTTCGGCGTCCCGAAGGACCAGGTCGAATCCGTCACCTCGCCCCGCGACGACGTCACCATCACCCGCGACAAGGTGTCCGGCGTCCCGCACATCAAGGGCACCACCCGCTACGGCACCGAGTTCGGCGCCGGCTTCGCGGCCGGGCAGGACCGGCTCTGGCTGATGGACCTCTTCCGCCACATCGGGCGCGGGCAGCTGACCTCGTTCGCCGGCGGCGCGCTGGCCAACCAGGGCCTGGAGCAGCAGTTCTGGCCGCAGGCCCCGTACACGGAGGACGATCTCAAAGCCCAGGTCGAGTACATACGGACCCACGAGGGCCCCCGCGGCGAGCAGGCCATGGCCGATGCCCAGGCCTATGTGGACGGCATCAACTCCTACCGCGAGAAGTCGAAGAAGGGCCGCTACTTCCCCGGCGAGTACGTCCTCACCGGAAAGATCGACGCCATCACCAACGTCGGTGAGATCCAGCCGTTCGAGCTGACCGACCTGATCTCGATCGCCTCCGTCGTCGGCGGCCAGTTCGGCGGCGGGGGCGGCGGCGAGGTGCAGGCGGCGCTCTCGCTGCTCTCCGCCCAGCAGAAGTACGGAGTGGCCGAGGGCACCAAGGTCTGGGAGTCGTTCCGGCAGCGCAACGACCCGGAGGCGGTGCTCACCGTCCACGACGGAACCTCCTTCCCGTACGCGAACAAGCCGGACAAGGCCGTCGGCACAGCCCTCCCGGACCCCGGCTCCGTCACCGCCGAACCCCTGATCCACGACCGCACCGGCTCCGCGGGCACCAACGCGAAGGCCCCGGTCAAGGCACCGGCCGAACTCAAGAAGGCCCAGGGCATCTACGACGACGGGGTCATCCCCGAGGGCTCGCTCCCCGGCTCCGGCACGGGAGCCCAGAAGCGCGGCATGTCCAACGCGCTGCTGGTCTCCGGCAAGAGCACCGCGAGCGGAAACCCGATCGCCGTGTTCGGCCCGCAGACCGGCTACTTCGCCCCGCAGCTGATGATGCTCCAGGAGATCCAGGGCCCCGGCATCAGCGCCCGCGGCGTCTCCTTCGCCGGCGTCGGCATGTACATCCAGATGGGCCGCGGCCAGGACTACGCCTGGAGCGCCACCTCGGCCGGCCAGGACATCACCGACACCTACACCGTCGAACTGTGCGAGCCCGACGGCTCCGCGCCCACCAAGAACTCCACGCACTACCTCTACCGGGGCGACTGCACCGCCATGGAGAAGCTGGAGCGCACCAACTCCTGGAGCCCCACCGTCGCGGACTCCACCGCGAAGGGCTCCTACCGGATGCAGGTGTGGCGCACCGGCTACGGAGTGGTCACCCACCGCGCCACCGTGGGCGGCAAGCCGGTCGCGTACACCTCGCTGCGCACCACCTACCGGCACGAGGCCGACTCGATCATCGGCTTCCAGATGCTCAACGACCCCTCGTACGTCTCCGACGCCGCCTCCTTCCAGCGCGCGGCGAGCAACATCGACTACGCCTTCAACTGGTTCTACGCCGACTCGCGCACCGCCGCCTTCTACAACAGCGGCATGAACCCGGTGCGCGCCCCCGGCGTCGACCCGGCACTGCCGATCAAGGCCGAGAAGGCGTACGAGTGGCAGGGGTACGACCGGGCGGCCAACACGGCCGACTACACCCCGTTCGCCGAGCACCCGCACTCCAGCGGCCAGGACTACTACGTCTCCTGGAACAACAAGCAGGCCGAGGGGTACGCCTCCGCGGGCTTCGGGCTCAGCGCGGTGCACCGGGCCGATCTGCTCGACGAGCGGGTGTCGAAGCTGGTCCAGGAGGGCGGCGTGACCCGCGCCTCCCTCGCCCGGGCGATGGCGGACGCCGCACTCACCGATCTGCGCGGCGAGCAGCTGCTGCCCGAACTGCTGAAGGTCATCCGCTCCCAGCCGGTCACCGACCCGGACCTGAACGCGGTGGTCCAGCAGCTGGATTCCTGGCGGGCGGCGGGCGCCCAGCGCAAGGAGAGCAGTCCCGGTTCGCACGCGTACACCTACGCCGACGCGGTACGGATCATGGACGCGTGGTGGCCGAAGCTGATCGACGCGGAGTTCAAGCCGGGGCTCGGCGACAACCTGTACGGGGCGCTGACCGCCAACCTCGCCACCGACGAGTCCCCGGCGGCCAGCCACGGACCGAGCGGCGCGCACAGCGGTTCGGCCTTCCAGTACGGCTGGTGGGGCTTCGCCGACAAGGACCTGCGCCAAGTGCTCGGGCAGCCGGTCAAGGGGCCGCTGGCCAGGTCCTACTGTGGCAACGGAGATCTGAGCAGCTGCCGCGCCGCGCTGCTGTCCACGCTGAAGCAGGCGGCGGCGGTACCGGCGGCCGAGGTCTACCCGGCCGACGACAACTGCAAGGCCGGTGAGCAGTGGTGCACCGACTCGATCATCCACCGGGCACTGGGCGGGATCGGGCAGAAGGCGATCCACTGGCAGAACCGCCCGACGTACCAGCAGGTGGTGGAGTTCCCGGCGCACCGCTGA
- a CDS encoding TetR/AcrR family transcriptional regulator: protein MARPRKPLLSRDRIVATAGALVDAEGLDAVSTRRLAAELGVSGPSLYNHFRNKDEILDAVADAVSAQVDLSMFEESDSRDWRAALHDWAVSYRAALTEHPHIVPVLAQGPGRRPAGLRVADAVFGAMVRAGWPPAQATYIGALMRYFITGSALGSFARGFVDDETAYDPADYPHLGQAHLLAERRQQVDEGAFETGLRALIDGLALQYAPPTATGTVRPAPKRS, encoded by the coding sequence ATGGCCCGCCCGCGCAAGCCCCTCCTCAGCAGAGACCGCATCGTCGCGACGGCGGGTGCCCTGGTGGACGCCGAGGGGCTCGACGCCGTCTCGACCCGCCGGCTGGCGGCCGAGCTCGGGGTCAGCGGCCCTTCGCTCTACAACCACTTCCGCAACAAGGACGAGATCCTGGACGCGGTCGCCGACGCCGTCTCCGCACAGGTCGACCTGTCGATGTTCGAAGAGTCCGACAGCCGTGACTGGCGGGCCGCCCTGCACGACTGGGCGGTCTCCTATCGTGCGGCGCTCACCGAGCACCCGCACATCGTCCCGGTGCTGGCCCAGGGCCCCGGCCGCCGCCCGGCCGGTCTGCGGGTGGCCGACGCGGTGTTCGGCGCCATGGTCCGCGCGGGCTGGCCGCCCGCCCAGGCCACGTACATCGGCGCGCTGATGCGCTACTTCATCACCGGCTCCGCGCTCGGCTCCTTCGCCCGGGGCTTCGTGGACGACGAGACCGCGTACGACCCCGCCGACTACCCCCACCTCGGCCAGGCCCATCTGCTGGCCGAGCGCCGCCAGCAGGTCGACGAGGGGGCCTTCGAGACGGGGCTGCGCGCGCTGATCGACGGACTCGCCCTGCAGTACGCGCCGCCCACCGCCACCGGAACCGTTCGGCCCGCGCCGAAGCGTTCCTGA
- a CDS encoding acyl-CoA dehydrogenase family protein yields the protein MNLELSEEQEAVRQLAKEFVARDIAPHVVEWDRAESVDKSIVKKLGSLGFLGLTVPEEYGGSGGDHLAYCLVTEELGRGDSSVRGIVSVSLGLVAKTIAAWGDEEQKRQWLPRLASGDAVGCFGLTEPGTGSDAGNLTTRAVRDGGDYVINGSKMFITNGTWADVVLLFARTNDTPGHKGVSAFLVPADTPGLTRRTIHGKLGLRGQATAEVVLEDVRVPATTLIGPEGKGFSIAMSALAKGRMSVAAGCVGIAQAALDAAVGYAGEREQFGKAIAGYQLVQELISDIAVDVDAARLLTWRVADLIDRGEEFATAASKAKLFASEAAVRAANNALQVFGGYGYIDEYPVGKLLRDARVMTLYEGTSQIQKLIIGRALTGVSAF from the coding sequence ATGAACCTGGAGCTCAGCGAGGAGCAGGAAGCCGTCCGGCAGCTCGCCAAGGAGTTCGTCGCCCGCGACATCGCGCCGCACGTCGTCGAGTGGGACCGCGCCGAGAGCGTCGACAAGTCGATCGTGAAGAAGCTGGGCTCCCTCGGCTTCCTCGGCCTGACCGTCCCCGAGGAGTACGGCGGCTCGGGCGGCGACCACCTCGCGTACTGCCTGGTGACCGAGGAGCTCGGCCGGGGCGACTCCTCGGTCCGGGGCATCGTCTCCGTATCCCTGGGGCTGGTCGCGAAGACCATCGCCGCCTGGGGTGACGAGGAGCAGAAGCGGCAGTGGCTGCCGCGGCTGGCCTCGGGCGACGCGGTGGGCTGCTTCGGGCTCACGGAGCCGGGCACCGGCTCGGACGCCGGGAACCTGACGACCAGGGCCGTGCGGGACGGCGGGGACTACGTCATCAACGGCTCCAAGATGTTCATCACCAACGGCACCTGGGCCGATGTGGTGCTGCTCTTCGCCCGCACCAACGACACCCCCGGCCACAAGGGCGTATCCGCCTTCCTGGTCCCCGCCGACACCCCCGGCCTCACCCGCCGCACCATCCACGGCAAGCTCGGACTGCGCGGCCAGGCGACCGCGGAGGTGGTGCTGGAGGACGTCCGGGTCCCCGCCACCACGCTCATCGGCCCCGAGGGCAAGGGCTTCTCGATCGCCATGTCCGCCCTGGCCAAGGGGCGGATGTCGGTGGCGGCCGGCTGCGTCGGCATCGCCCAGGCCGCTCTCGACGCGGCCGTCGGGTACGCCGGTGAACGCGAGCAGTTCGGCAAGGCCATCGCGGGCTACCAGCTCGTCCAGGAGCTCATCAGCGATATCGCCGTGGACGTCGACGCCGCCCGCCTGCTCACCTGGCGGGTGGCCGACCTGATCGACCGGGGCGAGGAGTTCGCCACCGCCGCGTCCAAGGCCAAGCTCTTCGCCTCTGAGGCGGCCGTACGTGCCGCCAACAACGCCCTCCAGGTGTTCGGCGGCTACGGCTACATCGATGAGTACCCGGTCGGCAAACTGCTGCGCGACGCCCGGGTGATGACGCTCTACGAGGGCACCAGCCAGATCCAGAAGCTGATCATCGGCCGGGCGCTGACGGGGGTCTCCGCGTTCTGA
- a CDS encoding TetR/AcrR family transcriptional regulator: MSTAEETDGESAPWAEVTPEAARRLLVAAVDAFAERGYHATTTRDIAGRAGMSPAALYIHYKTKEELLHRISRIGHDRALAVLEAAADGEGTAAERLAAAVRSFVQWHAERHTTARVVQYELDALGAEHRAEIIELRRRSDAVVRRIIGEGVAAGEFDVPDVPGTTLAVLSLCIDVARWFNAQGSRTPDEVGDLYAGLVLRMVAAGR, from the coding sequence ATGAGCACGGCGGAGGAGACCGACGGCGAGAGCGCGCCGTGGGCCGAAGTGACGCCCGAGGCCGCCAGGCGGCTTCTGGTCGCCGCCGTGGACGCCTTCGCCGAGCGCGGGTACCACGCGACCACCACCCGGGACATCGCGGGCCGCGCCGGAATGAGCCCCGCCGCGCTCTACATCCACTACAAGACGAAGGAAGAGCTGCTCCACCGGATCAGCAGGATCGGCCACGACCGCGCCCTGGCCGTCCTGGAGGCGGCGGCCGACGGTGAGGGCACGGCTGCGGAGCGGCTGGCCGCCGCGGTCCGCTCCTTCGTCCAGTGGCACGCCGAGCGGCACACCACCGCCCGCGTCGTGCAGTACGAACTCGACGCCCTCGGTGCGGAGCACCGCGCCGAGATCATCGAACTGCGCCGCCGGAGCGACGCGGTGGTGCGCCGGATCATCGGGGAGGGCGTGGCGGCGGGGGAGTTCGACGTCCCCGACGTGCCGGGCACCACGCTCGCCGTGCTCTCGCTCTGCATCGACGTGGCGCGGTGGTTCAACGCCCAGGGCAGCCGGACGCCGGACGAGGTCGGCGACCTGTACGCCGGCCTCGTGCTGCGCATGGTCGCGGCCGGACGCTGA
- a CDS encoding YiaA/YiaB family inner membrane protein has translation MSETTSVKQQSTAAFYGQAVASFGVAMGAVALGIYFLDADAWVRGFLAIGVLYLVTSCFTLAKVIRDRQEAGQLVSRVDQARLEKILAEHDPFQKL, from the coding sequence ATGAGTGAGACGACATCGGTCAAGCAGCAGAGCACCGCCGCCTTCTACGGTCAGGCCGTCGCGTCCTTCGGGGTGGCGATGGGCGCGGTGGCTCTCGGTATCTACTTCCTCGACGCGGACGCCTGGGTGCGGGGGTTCCTCGCCATCGGCGTCCTGTATCTCGTCACGTCCTGCTTCACCCTGGCCAAGGTCATCAGGGACCGGCAGGAGGCGGGCCAGCTGGTCAGCCGGGTCGACCAGGCCAGGCTGGAGAAGATCCTGGCCGAGCACGACCCCTTCCAGAAGCTCTGA
- the soxR gene encoding redox-sensitive transcriptional activator SoxR has protein sequence MPQIPQTLHELTVGQLSARSGAAVSALHFYEAKGLISSRRTSGNQRRYDRDALRRVAFIRAAQRVGIPLATIRDALTELPEERTPNRDDWARLSEAWRSELDERIVQLARLRDHLTDCIGCGCLSLENCVLSNPDDISGERMSGSRLLPGKLAKGAGEGR, from the coding sequence GTGCCCCAGATCCCGCAGACACTCCATGAACTCACGGTCGGCCAGCTCTCCGCGCGCAGCGGCGCCGCCGTTTCGGCCCTGCACTTCTACGAGGCCAAGGGGCTGATCAGCAGCCGCCGCACCAGCGGGAACCAGCGCCGCTACGACCGTGACGCGCTGCGCCGGGTCGCCTTCATCCGCGCGGCGCAGCGGGTCGGCATCCCGCTCGCCACCATCCGGGACGCGCTGACCGAACTCCCGGAGGAGCGCACCCCCAACCGCGACGACTGGGCACGGCTCTCCGAGGCGTGGCGCTCCGAGCTGGACGAGCGGATCGTGCAGCTGGCGCGGTTGCGCGACCACCTCACCGACTGCATCGGCTGCGGCTGCCTGTCGCTGGAGAACTGCGTGCTCTCCAACCCGGACGACATCTCCGGCGAACGGATGAGTGGCTCGCGCCTGCTGCCGGGCAAGCTCGCGAAGGGGGCCGGGGAAGGGCGCTGA
- a CDS encoding Zn-dependent alcohol dehydrogenase: MVRAAVLPAVGAPLEITGIELPEPGPGQVRVRLAAAGVCHSDLSLSNGTMRVPVPAVLGHEGAGTVLSVGEDVGHVAPGDGVVLNWAPSCGNCHHCGIGEVWLCANALAGAANIHARTADGTELHPGLNVAAFAQETVVAANCVLPAPDGVPLTDAALLGCAVLTGYGAVHHSARVRAGESVVVFGIGGVGLAVLQSARIAGASRIIAVDVSPAKEELARKAGATDYVVASATTPREIRGLTGGQGADVAVECVGRAATIRTAWESTRRGGRTTVVGIGGKDQEVTFNALEIFHWGRSLTGCVYGNSDPARDLPVLAGHIAAGRFDLSMMVTERIGLDGIPAAFDNMIAGKGGRALVVF, translated from the coding sequence GTGGTCCGCGCCGCCGTACTGCCCGCCGTCGGAGCCCCGCTGGAGATCACCGGCATCGAACTCCCTGAGCCCGGCCCCGGCCAGGTGCGCGTCCGGCTCGCCGCCGCCGGGGTCTGCCACTCCGACCTCTCACTGTCCAACGGCACGATGCGGGTGCCGGTGCCCGCCGTCCTCGGCCACGAGGGAGCAGGCACCGTCCTCTCCGTGGGCGAGGACGTCGGCCACGTCGCACCCGGCGACGGGGTGGTCCTCAACTGGGCCCCGTCCTGCGGGAACTGCCACCACTGCGGGATCGGTGAGGTCTGGCTCTGCGCCAACGCCCTGGCCGGCGCGGCGAACATCCACGCCCGCACCGCCGACGGCACCGAGCTGCACCCCGGGCTGAACGTCGCCGCCTTCGCACAGGAGACCGTGGTCGCCGCGAACTGCGTGCTGCCCGCACCGGACGGCGTCCCGCTCACCGACGCCGCGCTGCTCGGCTGCGCGGTGCTGACCGGGTACGGCGCGGTCCACCACAGCGCGCGGGTCCGCGCGGGGGAGTCCGTCGTCGTGTTCGGCATCGGCGGCGTCGGCCTCGCGGTGCTCCAGTCCGCCCGGATCGCGGGCGCCTCGCGGATCATCGCGGTGGACGTCTCCCCGGCGAAGGAGGAGCTGGCCCGGAAGGCGGGCGCCACCGACTACGTCGTCGCCTCCGCCACCACGCCCCGCGAGATCCGCGGCCTCACCGGCGGCCAGGGCGCGGACGTCGCGGTCGAGTGCGTCGGCCGGGCCGCCACCATCCGTACCGCCTGGGAGTCCACCCGCAGGGGCGGCCGCACCACGGTCGTCGGCATCGGCGGCAAGGACCAGGAGGTGACCTTCAACGCCCTGGAGATCTTCCACTGGGGCCGCTCCCTGACCGGCTGCGTGTACGGGAACAGCGACCCGGCCCGCGATCTGCCGGTGCTGGCCGGGCACATCGCGGCGGGCCGTTTCGACCTCTCCATGATGGTCACGGAGCGGATCGGGCTCGACGGCATCCCGGCCGCCTTCGACAACATGATCGCGGGCAAGGGCGGCCGGGCCCTGGTGGTGTTCTGA
- a CDS encoding winged helix-turn-helix domain-containing protein, producing the protein MAYPDPAAPRLAALAALLADETRAVFCLALLDGRAWTAGELARHASVAPSTASEHLGKLVAGGLLAEERQGRHRYLRLAGEQAAHLVEELAGREAPGPAARPRTLGASGADSALARGRTCYDHLAGRIGLAITDAMTARGLLRQDTGFALTDAGLGWFGALGIGLETRSRRPLVRGCLDWTERRPHLAGTAGAALCRHVLESGWCVRIGSGRAVRATPDGERALAARLGIDPATIR; encoded by the coding sequence ATGGCATATCCCGACCCCGCCGCGCCCCGGCTCGCCGCCCTGGCCGCCCTCCTCGCGGACGAGACCCGCGCCGTCTTCTGCCTGGCCCTGCTCGACGGCCGGGCCTGGACCGCGGGCGAGCTGGCCCGGCACGCCTCGGTGGCCCCCTCGACCGCCAGCGAGCACCTGGGCAAGCTCGTGGCGGGCGGGCTGCTGGCCGAGGAGCGACAGGGCCGGCACCGCTATCTGCGGCTCGCCGGTGAACAGGCCGCGCACCTGGTCGAGGAGCTGGCGGGCCGGGAGGCGCCCGGCCCCGCCGCCCGGCCGCGCACCCTGGGGGCGTCGGGCGCCGACAGCGCGCTGGCCCGCGGCCGCACCTGCTACGACCATCTCGCGGGCCGCATCGGACTCGCGATCACCGATGCCATGACCGCACGGGGGCTGCTGCGGCAGGACACCGGCTTCGCGCTCACCGACGCCGGGCTCGGCTGGTTCGGCGCGCTGGGCATCGGCCTGGAGACCCGGTCGCGGCGCCCTCTCGTCCGCGGCTGCCTGGACTGGACCGAGCGCAGGCCTCATCTGGCGGGGACCGCGGGCGCCGCTCTGTGCCGCCACGTGCTGGAGTCCGGCTGGTGCGTACGGATCGGGTCCGGGCGCGCGGTGCGGGCCACCCCGGACGGGGAACGGGCCCTGGCCGCGCGGCTGGGCATCGATCCGGCGACTATTCGGTAG